The following are encoded together in the Rhinopithecus roxellana isolate Shanxi Qingling chromosome 5, ASM756505v1, whole genome shotgun sequence genome:
- the EID1 gene encoding EP300-interacting inhibitor of differentiation 1: protein MSEMAELSELYEESSDLQMDVMPGEGDLPQMEVGSGSRELSLRPSRNGAPPLLEEEGPMEEEAAQPMAAPEGKRSLANGPNAGEQPGQVAGADFESEDEGEEFDDWEDDYDYPEEEQLSGAGYRVSAALEEADKMFLRTREAALDGGFQMHYEKTPFDQLAFIEELFSLMVVNRLTEELGCDEIIDRE from the coding sequence ATGTCGGAAATGGCCGAGTTGTCCGAGCTATATGAAGAGAGCAGTGACCTGCAAATGGATGTGATGCCTGGCGAAGGTGACCTACCGCAGATGGAGGTAGGCAGCGGGAGCCGGGAGCTATCCCTGCGTCCCTCCCGCAACGGGGCCCCGCCACTGCTCGAGGAGGAAGGCCCAATGGAGGAGGAGGCGGCCCAGCCAATGGCGGCGCCAGAGGGGAAACGGAGCCTTGCTAACGGGCCCAACGCTGGGGAGCAGCcaggccaggtggcgggcgcagACTTCGAGAGCGAGGACGAGGGCGAGGAATTTGATGACTGGGAGGACGACTACGACTATCCCGAAGAGGAGCAGCTTAGTGGTGCCGGCTACAGAGTATCAGCCGCTCTTGAAGAAGCCGACAAGATGTTTCTGAGAACAAGAGAAGCAGCCCTGGATGGCGGGTTTCAGATGCATTATGAGAAGACCCCGTTTGATCAGTTAGCTTTTATCGAAGAGCTTTTTTCACTGATGGTTGTCAATCGTCTGACCGAAGAACTCGGCTGTGATGAGATTATTGATAGAGAGTAG